The following coding sequences are from one Desulfuromonas sp. TF window:
- the gspC gene encoding type II secretion system protein GspC: protein MLAFIQRHFRGIFLLLFALLGISLGHLISTALGIRLVPSGPERGTLSEERAVTRQKPLLADFEIVLKRNIFNSSARGATFDLQETEPERVAETTKPAARTNLKLLGTVSAEDGSLAMIEANRSIDIYHIGDEVPGGGSIKEITRNLVTIQNRDGSMEVLSLYETGAPTSPAPAPSSPPAAASEGNEQIKPIGENQWMIDRQVAEEARNNIGELLKSARMEPNVVNGNTEGFVVKMIQPGSLLANLGIRKGDVIMEVNGVELASPEKALQIFQQLREARHISIGLQRDGAPMSFDYEIN, encoded by the coding sequence ATGCTTGCATTCATCCAGAGACACTTCAGGGGAATATTCCTCCTTTTATTCGCCCTGCTAGGCATTTCGCTGGGTCACTTGATCTCTACGGCCCTCGGAATCCGACTCGTTCCATCCGGCCCCGAACGGGGAACGCTGTCGGAGGAACGTGCCGTCACACGGCAGAAACCGTTGCTTGCCGATTTCGAGATTGTTCTCAAGCGCAACATATTCAATTCCTCCGCCAGGGGGGCTACCTTCGATCTCCAGGAAACGGAGCCCGAGAGGGTCGCGGAGACAACGAAACCGGCAGCCAGGACCAACCTCAAACTGCTCGGCACCGTATCTGCCGAAGACGGTTCGCTGGCTATGATCGAGGCCAACCGTTCCATCGACATTTACCATATCGGGGACGAAGTTCCCGGAGGCGGCAGCATCAAGGAAATCACCCGGAACCTCGTGACGATACAAAATCGCGACGGCTCCATGGAGGTTCTTTCCCTGTATGAAACCGGGGCGCCAACCAGTCCGGCGCCCGCTCCGTCGTCCCCCCCCGCCGCAGCCTCGGAGGGGAACGAACAGATCAAACCGATCGGCGAAAACCAGTGGATGATCGATCGTCAGGTTGCAGAAGAAGCTCGAAACAATATTGGTGAACTCCTGAAGTCGGCCCGAATGGAGCCGAATGTGGTGAACGGGAATACGGAAGGTTTTGTGGTGAAGATGATTCAACCCGGATCGCTTTTGGCCAATTTGGGCATTCGGAAGGGGGACGTCATCATGGAGGTCAACGGGGTGGAGCTGGCAAGCCCTGAAAAGGCCCTGCAGATTTTTCAGCAATTGAGAGAAGCCAGACATATTTCCATCGGGCTGCAGCGGGACGGCGCTCCGATGAGTTTTGATTATGAGATCAATTAG
- a CDS encoding acyltransferase: MLHFLPPILLAGLSLLLYLINTIFWCLPVYALALLKVIFPLQVFQRICARAMTGLAQGWVWGLRVVIRLTQKIEWDVRGKEGLRREGWYLLVCNHQSWVDIIVLQQFFHGRIPSLKFFVKKELLRLPFLGVAMRALDFPFVERYSREVLEKHPELRGRDLETVRRSCERFRQAAAAIVIFPEGTRFTPEKHDVQQSPYRHLLRPKTGGLSATMAALGDRIDSLLDVTIVYPDGRPTFWDFLSGRISRAVVRVQPHPIPPELRTGNCPADPRCREGFNKWMGELWGEKDARIEGFLRQLE; encoded by the coding sequence ATGCTCCACTTTCTTCCTCCAATCCTGCTCGCCGGCCTTTCCTTGCTCCTTTACCTGATCAACACCATCTTCTGGTGCCTGCCGGTATATGCCCTGGCCCTGCTGAAGGTCATTTTCCCTTTGCAGGTCTTCCAGCGGATCTGCGCCCGCGCCATGACCGGCCTGGCGCAGGGGTGGGTCTGGGGTCTCAGGGTCGTTATCCGCCTTACCCAGAAGATCGAATGGGACGTCCGGGGAAAGGAGGGGCTGCGGCGCGAAGGCTGGTATTTGCTCGTCTGCAACCACCAGTCCTGGGTGGACATCATTGTGCTGCAGCAGTTTTTCCACGGCCGCATTCCTTCACTGAAGTTCTTCGTTAAAAAGGAGCTGCTCCGGCTTCCCTTTCTGGGGGTAGCCATGCGGGCCCTCGATTTTCCTTTTGTCGAGCGCTACTCCCGGGAGGTTCTGGAAAAGCACCCGGAGCTGCGCGGCAGGGACCTGGAGACGGTCCGCCGCTCCTGCGAGCGTTTCCGCCAGGCCGCCGCCGCCATCGTCATCTTCCCCGAAGGGACCCGCTTCACCCCCGAAAAGCACGACGTGCAGCAATCCCCCTACCGCCACCTCCTGCGCCCCAAGACCGGCGGCCTGTCGGCAACCATGGCCGCACTGGGAGACAGGATCGACTCCCTCCTCGATGTGACCATCGTCTACCCCGACGGACGGCCGACCTTCTGGGATTTCCTCTCCGGCCGCATCTCCCGGGCGGTCGTCCGGGTGCAACCCCACCCGATTCCGCCGGAGTTGCGGACGGGGAACTGCCCGGCCGATCCCCGGTGCCGCGAGGGTTTTAATAAGTGGATGGGGGAGCTGTGGGGGGAGAAGGATGCGCGGATCGAAGGGTTTCTGCGTCAGTTGGAGTAA
- a CDS encoding hemerythrin domain-containing protein, producing MTNVTAVMVEEHKLILRMIDLVEKNTRLAEAGRFTDWDFFIDAVDFIRNFADRFHHSKEEDILFKSLVENGMPAENSPVAAMLMAHDQGRAFVRNMEEAARKALAGEPDQTPILADNAYGYVTLLRDHIDKEDSILYPLAERVLPEAMRPAMVEGYARAEEKTPGVAERYRKVVERYEAKLAA from the coding sequence ATGACGAACGTCACCGCGGTAATGGTGGAAGAGCATAAGCTCATCCTGCGCATGATCGACCTCGTGGAGAAGAACACCCGCCTTGCCGAGGCGGGCCGTTTCACCGACTGGGATTTCTTCATCGACGCGGTCGATTTCATCCGCAACTTTGCCGATCGCTTTCATCATTCCAAGGAGGAGGACATCCTCTTCAAATCCCTGGTGGAAAACGGGATGCCTGCGGAGAATTCGCCGGTGGCGGCCATGCTGATGGCACACGACCAGGGACGGGCCTTCGTTCGCAACATGGAGGAGGCGGCGCGGAAGGCTCTTGCCGGAGAACCCGATCAGACTCCGATTCTCGCCGACAACGCTTACGGCTATGTCACTCTCCTGCGAGACCATATCGATAAGGAGGACTCTATTCTCTACCCCCTTGCCGAGCGAGTGCTCCCCGAAGCGATGCGCCCCGCCATGGTCGAAGGATATGCCAGGGCCGAGGAAAAAACTCCTGGCGTCGCGGAGCGCTACCGGAAGGTAGTGGAAAGGTACGAAGCAAAGCTGGCAGCGTGA
- the polA gene encoding DNA polymerase I: MTDQPQRIYLIDGSSYIYRAYFAIRHLSNARGFATNAVYGFTNMLLKVVRDEHPDHLAVVFDAKGPTFRKEIYPEYKGNRSAMPDDLVPQIPVIKEVVRGFRMPVLEMEGFEADDIIATLARRFADRGMEVTVVTGDKDLMQIVSERIRLLDTMKDKITGLEEVRERFGGSPDKVIEVQALAGDSSDNIPGVPGIGEKTARDLIEEFGSVENLLVNIDRVRGKKRQENLREFADQALLSKALVTLRCDLPLEVDYDDFILSEPDREALTAIFKEMEFHKLLQEFSSDIRATGEEYRTVLTEADLDALTAELEQAPRIAFDTETTSLTPMRAELVGLSFSIRAAEGWYIPLSHHYLGVPEQLDRKLVLDRLRPVLSDPGKAKIAQNAKYDLLVLRRAGLDVHGLVFDTMIASYLANPSAKSHGMDAQAAGLLGYKTITYSEMTGNGKKQIGFAEVEVEKATVYAAEDADITLRLAEKLEPMIVESGQEKLFHDIEMPLLEILADMEWTGVRIDPEFLGGLSREIQAKLKVLEEKIHDICGGSFNVGSPKQLGEVLFERLRLPRGRKTKTGWSTDVDVLTKLAEEHEVCARILDYRSLAKLSGTYTEALPRLIHPETGRIHTSFNQSVTATGRLSSSEPNLQNIPIRTEEGSRIREAFIPAEGNVLLSADYSQVELRVLAHMAGEAVLSESFERNEDIHRRTASEIFGVFPEMVTEEMRRQAKTINFGIIYGMSDFGLAKALGIGRKEAQVFIDNYFARYPGVLGFMDSKKEEARAKGYVTTLLGRRCAVPEIHSPNRNIRDYAERNAINYPIQGSAADIIKVAMVRVFRRLEHEGLRAKMVLQVHDELVFDVPRDELEKVRTLVREEMEGAVRLDVPLVVDIGIGNNWREAH; the protein is encoded by the coding sequence ATGACCGACCAGCCCCAGCGCATCTATCTCATCGACGGCTCCAGCTACATCTACCGGGCCTACTTCGCCATCCGCCATCTTTCAAACGCCAGGGGTTTTGCCACTAACGCCGTCTACGGTTTCACCAACATGCTCCTCAAGGTGGTGCGGGACGAGCACCCCGACCATCTGGCCGTGGTCTTCGACGCGAAGGGACCCACCTTCCGCAAGGAGATCTATCCCGAATACAAGGGCAACCGCAGCGCCATGCCCGACGATCTGGTCCCCCAGATCCCGGTGATCAAGGAGGTGGTACGGGGATTCAGGATGCCGGTGCTGGAGATGGAGGGGTTCGAGGCCGACGACATCATCGCCACCCTGGCCCGGCGCTTCGCCGACCGCGGCATGGAGGTCACCGTGGTCACCGGCGACAAGGACCTGATGCAGATCGTGAGCGAACGCATCCGGCTGCTCGACACCATGAAGGACAAAATCACCGGGCTGGAGGAGGTGAGGGAGCGCTTCGGCGGCTCCCCCGACAAGGTGATCGAGGTTCAGGCCCTGGCCGGCGACAGCTCGGACAATATTCCCGGGGTGCCGGGGATCGGCGAAAAAACCGCCCGGGACCTCATCGAGGAGTTCGGCAGCGTGGAGAACCTGCTGGTCAACATCGACAGGGTCCGGGGGAAAAAGCGTCAGGAGAACCTGCGGGAATTCGCCGACCAGGCCCTGCTGTCCAAGGCCCTGGTGACCCTGCGCTGCGACCTTCCCCTGGAGGTAGACTACGACGACTTCATCCTCAGCGAACCGGACCGGGAGGCGCTGACCGCCATCTTCAAGGAGATGGAGTTTCACAAGCTGCTGCAGGAATTTTCCTCCGATATTCGCGCCACCGGCGAAGAGTACCGGACGGTCCTCACCGAGGCGGATCTGGATGCCCTTACGGCCGAACTGGAGCAGGCCCCGCGCATCGCCTTCGATACGGAAACTACCAGCCTCACCCCGATGCGGGCCGAACTGGTTGGACTGTCCTTTTCCATCCGTGCCGCAGAAGGGTGGTACATTCCCCTGTCCCATCACTATCTGGGGGTGCCGGAGCAGCTTGACCGGAAGCTTGTCCTGGATCGTCTGCGCCCCGTTCTGTCCGATCCCGGCAAAGCGAAGATCGCCCAGAATGCCAAGTACGACCTGCTGGTGCTGCGCCGGGCGGGGCTCGACGTGCACGGACTCGTCTTCGACACCATGATCGCCTCCTATCTCGCCAACCCGTCGGCCAAGTCGCACGGCATGGACGCCCAGGCCGCCGGGTTGCTGGGATACAAGACCATCACCTACTCGGAGATGACCGGCAACGGCAAGAAGCAGATCGGCTTCGCCGAAGTCGAGGTGGAGAAAGCGACGGTCTACGCTGCCGAGGACGCCGACATCACCTTGCGTCTGGCCGAAAAGCTCGAACCGATGATCGTCGAGAGCGGCCAGGAGAAGCTCTTCCATGATATCGAGATGCCGCTGCTGGAGATCCTCGCCGATATGGAATGGACCGGGGTGCGCATCGACCCCGAATTTCTCGGAGGCCTCTCCCGGGAGATTCAGGCCAAGCTCAAGGTGCTGGAGGAGAAGATTCACGATATCTGCGGCGGATCTTTCAACGTCGGTTCCCCCAAGCAGCTCGGCGAGGTCCTTTTCGAACGGCTCAGGCTTCCCCGGGGAAGAAAGACCAAGACGGGATGGTCGACGGACGTCGATGTGCTGACCAAACTGGCCGAGGAGCACGAGGTCTGCGCCCGCATCCTCGATTACCGCTCCCTGGCAAAGCTGAGCGGCACCTACACCGAGGCTCTTCCCAGACTGATCCACCCGGAGACCGGGCGCATTCATACCTCCTTCAACCAGAGCGTCACAGCCACCGGCCGGCTCTCCTCCAGCGAGCCGAACCTTCAGAACATCCCTATCCGAACAGAGGAGGGGAGCCGGATCCGCGAGGCCTTCATCCCGGCGGAAGGGAACGTCCTCCTCTCGGCCGACTACTCCCAGGTGGAGCTGCGCGTCCTGGCGCACATGGCCGGCGAGGCGGTGCTCAGCGAGAGCTTCGAGCGCAATGAGGACATCCACCGGCGAACCGCCAGCGAGATCTTCGGCGTCTTTCCCGAGATGGTCACCGAAGAGATGCGTCGCCAGGCCAAAACCATCAACTTTGGTATCATTTACGGGATGAGCGACTTCGGTCTGGCCAAGGCCCTGGGAATCGGGCGCAAGGAGGCGCAGGTCTTCATCGACAACTACTTCGCCCGCTATCCGGGGGTGCTCGGGTTCATGGATAGCAAGAAGGAGGAGGCGCGGGCCAAAGGGTATGTGACCACTCTCCTCGGCCGACGCTGCGCCGTCCCCGAGATCCACAGCCCCAATCGCAACATCCGCGACTACGCCGAGCGAAACGCCATCAACTACCCCATCCAGGGGTCGGCCGCCGACATCATCAAGGTGGCCATGGTGAGGGTCTTCAGGCGTCTGGAACATGAGGGACTAAGAGCCAAGATGGTGCTACAGGTCCATGACGAACTGGTCTTCGATGTCCCGCGGGACGAACTGGAAAAAGTCAGGACCCTCGTCCGGGAGGAAATGGAAGGGGCCGTTCGTCTGGATGTTCCCCTGGTGGTCGATATCGGCATCGGAAACAACTGGCGCGAGGCACATTAA
- a CDS encoding class II aldolase/adducin family protein: MPHQEGVIKFDLKFTSAPPLPPEDLREINAWRRILHLLGLTGQDPERYDGLGYGNISRLLEPFDAPASRRRFVISGTQTGGLTDLNEDHYALVTECEPERNRVVAEGPIRPSSEALTHGTLYQADSSLRFIMHVHSPEIWRRARELKIPLTNEKAAYGTPDMAGEVRRLLLQPSVRKGRIFAMGGHEDGLVAFGHTAEEAGTVLVSHLALAFQF, encoded by the coding sequence GTGCCCCATCAGGAAGGCGTCATCAAATTCGACCTGAAGTTCACTTCGGCGCCGCCGCTCCCCCCGGAGGATCTGCGGGAGATCAACGCCTGGCGACGGATTCTCCACCTGCTCGGTCTCACCGGACAGGATCCGGAGCGCTACGACGGCCTGGGATACGGCAACATCAGCCGTCTCCTCGAGCCCTTCGACGCGCCGGCGTCCAGGCGGAGGTTCGTCATCAGCGGCACCCAGACCGGCGGCCTGACCGATCTCAACGAGGATCACTATGCCCTGGTGACGGAATGCGAACCGGAGCGCAACCGCGTTGTTGCCGAGGGGCCCATCCGCCCCTCCTCCGAGGCGCTCACCCACGGCACCCTGTACCAGGCCGACTCCTCCTTGCGCTTCATCATGCACGTCCACTCACCGGAGATCTGGCGCCGCGCCCGGGAGCTGAAGATCCCTCTCACCAACGAGAAAGCGGCCTACGGCACACCGGATATGGCGGGGGAAGTGCGGCGGCTGTTGCTCCAACCTTCCGTTCGGAAGGGGCGGATCTTCGCCATGGGAGGCCACGAGGACGGCCTCGTCGCCTTCGGCCACACCGCCGAGGAGGCCGGAACGGTGCTGGTAAGCCATCTCGCCCTGGCTTTTCAGTTCTAG
- a CDS encoding GspE/PulE family protein, with translation MEKRVVLKFMDGHEERGVLVRPFRPPELQVEAVLEQDGSRHVFPIDEICCLFFTQKGNWSPSPGEDEFHEEVETIHGDCFPVRTFGENSKNEGFFGFPIGANAPYGCIFFARHGIRSRRQRHLLGHILEKKGLVTPSAMEEVLQEQSLLRSRRLGEILAQHNNLTQASVEQSILDAEQSRKLPPNARVGDILIATGLVTREQVEEAVANQERGKKKRLGTLLIERGLITEDQLLSALATKFRLPFIDLEDVVPTDEALGALSRGTIFRLQVLPIETYGRTLAVATSSPTDPSLGDSLRFISNFNIDFVVARRQQIADAIRRHYGENEESVEDLLDEMSGDEIAVESEDEEVPLLRESDSKIITLVNRILVDAYHKGASDIHFEPGMGARDLQVRYRIDGLCRPMHRISAAYKPAIVSRVKIMARLDIAERRRPQSGKILLRFGRKKVEYRAEVTPTVGGMEDVVLRVLSSSRSLPLKEMGFSAGNLDKFAHLLNQPYGIILCVGPTGSGKTTTLHSALGRINTPDRKIWTVEDPVEITQAGLRQVQVDAKIGFTFQSALRSFLRADPDVIMIGEMRDTETAKTAIGASLTGHLVLSTLHTNNAPETITRLIEIGMDPINFADAMLGILAQRLTRRLCTDCRKPYHPDRATYEQLVEAYGAKWFSPHDMPDYSTDLVLMKKTGCDACGGTGYRGRLAIHELLVNSEPIRELIKRTSRAEVLRAAAIHEGMRTLRMDGVCKIFDGLTDLEQITRVCL, from the coding sequence ATGGAAAAAAGGGTGGTGCTGAAATTCATGGACGGTCACGAGGAAAGAGGCGTCCTCGTCCGTCCCTTCCGTCCGCCGGAACTTCAGGTCGAGGCCGTTCTGGAGCAGGACGGCAGCCGGCACGTCTTCCCCATCGATGAGATCTGCTGTCTCTTCTTTACACAGAAAGGGAACTGGAGTCCCTCTCCGGGGGAGGACGAATTCCACGAGGAGGTCGAAACGATCCACGGCGACTGTTTCCCAGTTCGCACCTTCGGCGAGAATTCCAAGAACGAAGGCTTCTTCGGCTTCCCGATCGGTGCGAATGCCCCCTATGGCTGCATATTCTTCGCCCGCCACGGCATCCGCTCACGTCGACAGAGACACCTTCTCGGACACATTCTCGAAAAAAAAGGTCTGGTCACCCCCTCGGCGATGGAGGAGGTGCTGCAGGAACAATCCCTGCTGCGCAGCCGCCGGCTCGGCGAGATCCTCGCCCAGCACAACAACCTTACCCAGGCATCCGTGGAGCAGTCGATTCTGGATGCCGAGCAGTCTCGTAAACTGCCGCCCAACGCCCGCGTGGGCGATATACTCATCGCCACCGGCCTCGTCACTCGCGAGCAGGTCGAAGAGGCGGTGGCTAATCAGGAACGCGGCAAGAAGAAGCGGCTCGGCACGCTGCTCATCGAGCGGGGTCTGATTACCGAGGATCAACTCCTTTCCGCGCTGGCTACCAAATTCCGGCTGCCCTTTATTGATCTTGAAGATGTGGTGCCCACCGACGAGGCCTTGGGGGCGCTCTCCCGAGGAACTATATTCCGGCTCCAGGTACTGCCGATCGAAACCTACGGACGCACATTGGCTGTGGCCACCTCCTCACCCACCGACCCGAGTCTCGGCGACAGCCTGCGTTTCATCAGCAATTTCAATATCGATTTCGTCGTCGCGCGCCGGCAGCAGATCGCCGACGCCATTCGTAGACACTATGGCGAGAATGAAGAGTCGGTCGAAGATCTGCTCGACGAAATGAGCGGCGATGAGATCGCGGTGGAGAGCGAGGACGAAGAGGTCCCGCTGCTCAGGGAATCGGACTCGAAGATCATCACCCTCGTCAACCGCATCCTGGTCGACGCTTATCACAAGGGGGCTTCGGATATCCATTTTGAACCGGGCATGGGCGCCCGCGATCTGCAGGTGCGCTACCGTATCGACGGTCTCTGCAGACCGATGCATCGAATCTCCGCCGCCTACAAACCCGCCATCGTCTCTCGGGTCAAGATCATGGCCAGACTCGACATTGCCGAGCGGCGCCGGCCGCAGAGCGGCAAGATTCTGTTGCGTTTCGGTCGCAAGAAAGTCGAATACCGGGCCGAAGTGACCCCGACAGTCGGCGGCATGGAGGATGTGGTCCTGCGGGTCCTCTCCTCTTCGCGTTCCCTGCCGCTGAAGGAGATGGGCTTCTCCGCCGGCAATCTCGACAAGTTCGCACATCTGCTCAACCAGCCTTACGGAATCATCCTCTGCGTCGGGCCAACCGGCTCGGGCAAGACGACTACCCTGCACTCCGCACTCGGCCGGATCAACACCCCCGACCGGAAGATATGGACGGTCGAGGATCCGGTGGAGATCACCCAGGCCGGGCTGCGTCAGGTCCAGGTCGACGCCAAAATCGGCTTTACCTTTCAATCCGCCCTGCGCTCGTTTCTCCGTGCCGACCCGGACGTCATCATGATCGGAGAGATGCGCGATACCGAAACCGCCAAAACAGCCATCGGCGCTTCGCTGACCGGCCACCTGGTCCTCAGCACCTTGCACACCAACAACGCTCCGGAGACAATTACCCGCCTGATCGAAATCGGCATGGATCCCATCAATTTCGCCGATGCCATGCTCGGCATCCTGGCCCAGCGGCTCACCCGAAGGTTGTGCACCGACTGCCGCAAGCCATATCATCCCGATCGCGCCACATACGAACAACTGGTCGAGGCTTACGGGGCGAAATGGTTCAGCCCCCACGACATGCCGGACTACTCCACCGACCTGGTCCTGATGAAAAAGACAGGCTGCGACGCCTGCGGCGGCACCGGTTACCGGGGACGGTTGGCAATCCACGAGCTGCTGGTCAACTCAGAGCCTATTCGGGAGCTGATCAAAAGGACATCGCGCGCCGAAGTGTTGCGGGCGGCCGCCATCCACGAGGGGATGCGGACTCTGCGCATGGACGGAGTGTGCAAGATCTTCGACGGCTTGACCGATCTGGAGCAGATCACCCGCGTGTGTCTCTGA
- a CDS encoding FMN-binding protein — translation MLIRPLEIVIAFTLVLAAFGSIAQGKVYLPKDDALQLAFPGADKIETTNLYLTEEEMKEVTRASGATVDSALYMLYVGKRGNEVLGYAAIEAATVRTLPETVMVVMNPDGSVDFVEILAFFEPEEYKPSKRWLDQFQGERLSANLRVGGDIQGLTGATLSAQAITRQVRKSSAMLRLFLERRP, via the coding sequence ATGCTGATCAGACCTCTTGAAATCGTCATCGCCTTCACTCTCGTTCTGGCCGCCTTCGGCAGCATTGCACAAGGCAAGGTTTACCTCCCCAAAGACGACGCTCTGCAACTCGCCTTTCCCGGCGCGGACAAAATCGAAACGACCAATCTCTACCTCACCGAAGAGGAGATGAAAGAGGTGACCCGGGCCTCCGGAGCAACCGTCGACTCGGCTCTGTATATGCTTTATGTGGGGAAAAGGGGAAATGAGGTTCTCGGCTACGCCGCGATCGAGGCGGCGACGGTTCGGACACTGCCGGAGACGGTGATGGTGGTGATGAACCCGGACGGGTCCGTGGATTTCGTCGAGATACTGGCTTTTTTCGAACCGGAGGAATACAAGCCGTCGAAGCGCTGGCTCGACCAGTTCCAGGGGGAGAGGCTCAGTGCCAATTTACGCGTCGGCGGCGACATCCAGGGGCTGACCGGCGCGACCCTGTCGGCCCAGGCGATCACCCGTCAGGTGCGCAAAAGCAGTGCCATGCTGCGGCTGTTTCTGGAACGCCGGCCATGA
- the gspD gene encoding type II secretion system secretin GspD — MIIKRWLNVFLGTLTACLLLCSQGALAAPPEAPAPTGRAAGTAEKGTVSLDFKDIELADLIQTISELTGKNFLYDETVKGKVTIISPDSMSLEEAYQLFLTVLNVKGFTTVPSGSINKIIPLRIAKETNLPTITGRGRSTEQVVTRLIQLQNIDATEIANTVLAPLIPKTSNIVAYPSTNTLIITDSAANIERLVEIIRELDVPTDLDLLAVLRLEYADAEEVAKIATQILTETAATPRRRGRVAANVQAAGGKELSKVLPYPRTNTLVVMASAEDLVTIKSLIAELDREPSSERSHINVYYLEHADAETLATTLNEILTGIRAQVPRTGRQAQPPGQPQPATENVSITADKPTNSLIINSTPEDYDIIKGIISSLDIKRKQVFVEALILELSMDATKQLGASLQGAVATGSDSVIFGTSNLNTGPAGIASLAPASGSTVPTLLTQTIDGILLGGLFSPITVTGPDGSEITVPALSALIDLSKTDSDINILSAPRLLTSDNEEAEIIIGSNVPIITSRLTDSGSTGLAQSVSVERQDVALTLRFTPQITEGNQVRLNVYQEITDISQTSVGDVNQVGPTLTKRLLRNTVLAENGRTVVLGGLISSNTQQRISKVPLLGDIPLLGWLFKRKSNAERKTNLLVFITPQIIKDASDLAQATQRARGAMERFRDREMSRALKSEILDTDLLQFDMENN; from the coding sequence GTGATTATAAAAAGGTGGTTGAACGTTTTCCTGGGCACGCTGACGGCTTGCCTCCTGCTCTGCTCTCAGGGCGCCCTCGCAGCGCCCCCGGAGGCCCCTGCCCCCACCGGGCGAGCCGCCGGAACAGCAGAGAAGGGGACGGTTTCCCTTGATTTCAAGGACATCGAACTGGCCGATCTGATCCAGACAATCAGCGAATTGACGGGAAAAAACTTCCTCTATGATGAAACGGTCAAGGGGAAGGTCACTATCATCTCTCCGGACAGCATGTCGCTGGAGGAGGCGTACCAGCTCTTTCTCACGGTGCTGAACGTCAAGGGATTCACTACCGTTCCCTCCGGCAGCATCAACAAGATCATCCCTCTCAGAATCGCCAAGGAAACCAACCTGCCGACCATCACCGGCAGGGGCAGATCGACAGAGCAGGTCGTCACCCGACTGATCCAGCTGCAGAATATCGATGCCACCGAGATCGCGAATACGGTCCTGGCCCCCCTGATTCCCAAAACCAGCAATATCGTCGCCTATCCCTCCACCAATACCCTGATCATCACCGACAGCGCGGCCAATATCGAGCGTCTGGTCGAGATCATCCGGGAACTGGACGTGCCGACCGACCTGGACCTTCTGGCGGTCCTTCGCCTGGAATACGCCGATGCCGAGGAAGTGGCCAAAATCGCCACCCAGATCCTGACCGAAACAGCCGCAACCCCACGCCGTCGAGGCCGGGTCGCCGCAAACGTTCAGGCAGCCGGAGGTAAGGAACTCAGTAAAGTCCTGCCCTATCCCCGGACCAATACCCTGGTAGTCATGGCCTCGGCTGAAGACCTCGTCACCATCAAGTCCCTGATCGCAGAACTGGACCGGGAGCCCTCCAGCGAGCGCTCCCACATCAATGTCTATTACCTGGAGCATGCCGATGCCGAGACATTGGCCACAACCCTCAACGAGATCCTGACCGGAATCCGCGCCCAGGTCCCTCGTACCGGTCGCCAGGCGCAGCCTCCCGGCCAGCCTCAGCCGGCTACGGAGAACGTCAGCATCACCGCGGACAAGCCGACCAACTCCCTGATCATCAATTCCACTCCTGAGGACTACGACATCATCAAGGGGATCATCTCCAGCCTCGACATCAAGCGCAAACAGGTCTTTGTCGAGGCCCTGATCCTGGAACTTTCCATGGACGCCACCAAGCAGCTCGGCGCTTCACTGCAGGGGGCCGTGGCAACCGGATCCGACAGTGTCATATTCGGCACCAGCAACCTGAACACGGGTCCGGCCGGCATCGCCAGTCTTGCCCCCGCATCTGGGAGCACGGTTCCCACCCTGCTGACCCAGACCATCGACGGCATCCTGCTCGGCGGCCTTTTCAGCCCCATCACCGTCACCGGACCGGACGGCAGCGAGATCACCGTGCCCGCACTCTCGGCCCTGATCGATCTGTCCAAGACCGATAGCGACATCAACATCCTTTCGGCGCCGCGCCTCCTGACTTCGGACAACGAGGAGGCGGAGATCATCATCGGCTCCAACGTGCCGATCATCACCAGCCGCCTGACCGACTCGGGAAGTACCGGACTGGCCCAGAGCGTCTCCGTCGAGCGACAGGACGTCGCCCTGACGCTGCGCTTCACCCCCCAGATCACCGAGGGGAACCAGGTCCGCCTCAACGTCTACCAGGAGATCACCGACATCTCCCAAACCAGCGTGGGCGATGTGAATCAGGTTGGCCCGACCCTGACCAAGCGCCTGCTGCGAAACACGGTGCTCGCAGAAAACGGCCGGACCGTCGTCCTTGGCGGTCTGATCAGCAGCAATACCCAGCAGAGGATCTCCAAGGTCCCCCTCCTGGGGGACATCCCCTTACTGGGATGGCTGTTCAAGCGGAAGAGTAATGCGGAGAGAAAAACCAACCTGCTGGTCTTCATTACCCCGCAGATCATCAAGGACGCTTCCGATCTTGCCCAGGCCACCCAAAGGGCCAGGGGGGCCATGGAGCGTTTCAGGGACAGGGAAATGAGTAGAGCGCTGAAATCGGAAATCCTCGATACCGACCTTCTGCAATTCGATATGGAAAACAACTAA